Sequence from the Sphingobium indicum B90A genome:
GCGCGAAGGGCGGGAGGTCTTCCACATGCCTGACGGGCGGGAGATCAGTTTCCCGCTCAACCATCCCGTGCTCTTCTACCTCCAGCGCCTGCGGGACGAGGCGCACCGCTTTGCCATCGGCGCGCACCGGCAGAAGCGCAGCAAGGCGATCACCGTCAGTTCGCTCGACGAGGTGCCGGGCATCGGCCCGTCCCGCAAGAAGGCGCTGCTGATGCACTTCGGAACCGCCAAGGCGGTGAAAAGCGCGGCGCTGGAAGACCTGCTGAAGGCGCCGGGCGTTTCCAAGGCTGTGGCGCAGCAGGTCTATGACTATTTCCACGGCTGATCGGTCTCAGGGCATTCCCTGCGACGAACGGAGCCATCCCCGTTTGACCATCGCCATTTGACCGGGGCATGATTTCCTTTCCATAAGGAGCGGCCCGCCAGACAATATGCATCGGGCCGGATGAAGGATGTGCGTCACGCGATGAATGGGCCGGGCGAAATCGCGATGCGCTTGAGCTGGTGGGACGCGCGGACGCTGTCGGCCCTGCGCCCCTGGCAGACGCTCAATTTCACCCGGCTGTTGCTGGCCGTCATCTATGCCGTGGTGAGCTTCGGCTTCTCCAGCGCCCGCTACTGGGCGGAGATCGCGGAGCATGCGCTGATCCTGCTCATGCTGTTGCTGGCGCTGGCCGCGGTGTTCCTGTCGTCGCGTTCCTGGGTGACGGACATGCGGATCAGGCGGCCGGTCATCTATCTGGACACGCTGCTGTTCCTGGCGCTGCTGGTCGTCACCAACCCGTCCAACAGCCCCTATTTTTCCGGCAGCTTCTTCGTGGCCATCGAAGTGGCGTTGATCGTGCGGCGGCGGCTGCACCTGCTGGTCGCCCTGATGGCCGGGTTGGTGGCGGTCGGCACCACATGGGCCGACCAGATCATTTCCCTGCCTTCGGAACCCGAAGCGGAGCGGATCGTGCTTCGCGCCTGCTTTCTGGCGGTGGCGATCCTGGTGACCGGCGTGTTGCTGGGACCGCGCCGGGAAACGCTGCTGGAATTCGAACGGGACCGGCGCTTGCTGGAGGGCGAGCTGCCGCCCGCCGGCGGGGATCACGGCCCGTTCCTGCTCCATGCCCTGCGGCTTGCGACCGGCGGGCAGGGGGTTGCGGTGCTGTTCCGCCTTGCCAGCCATGAACCCCCGCGCTTCGCCAGCAGCGCGGCGCAGGAAATGCCGTCAGTGGGTTTCGGCAACCTGCTGACGGCGGAGACCGGCTGGCATGACCGGACGAGACATGCGTCGATTTCCCTGTCGGCCGATGGAA
This genomic interval carries:
- a CDS encoding sensor histidine kinase, with protein sequence MNGPGEIAMRLSWWDARTLSALRPWQTLNFTRLLLAVIYAVVSFGFSSARYWAEIAEHALILLMLLLALAAVFLSSRSWVTDMRIRRPVIYLDTLLFLALLVVTNPSNSPYFSGSFFVAIEVALIVRRRLHLLVALMAGLVAVGTTWADQIISLPSEPEAERIVLRACFLAVAILVTGVLLGPRRETLLEFERDRRLLEGELPPAGGDHGPFLLHALRLATGGQGVAVLFRLASHEPPRFASSAAQEMPSVGFGNLLTAETGWHDRTRHASISLSADGIAVLRPLSAGGRAWTSLLDAETLLTVRVTIGTFEAVGAARLGDPCHEDRVAIAQRVFESACEELTVRNSLDLAHVIAGARERERLQRELHDSVLQALASIRFQIAPLLGGRQVEPRAVIQNVDRIAKDQIATIRWIINPEADEEDFAYLPETLAMVVRSLGEQWGIGCELKVEDGNCATSALIGRELSFAVREIVANAVRHAGATMVNFALEPDGNRIALQVSDDGVPNMARLGSSGAVPSRSLMRRIQMLGGEVFLQNIGGRTTIRITVPRK